GGCCATTTCAAAACTCCCAAAAGCGCGCCTTGAAATTTTTCTTTTGAGTAAGGAGGAGTTTTTAGACAATCGGGAAATAGCAGATAGACTTGGTATTTCGGTTAATACTGTCCGTGATCAATTGGTTAAGGGAAATAAGTTTGTCCGGCAATATATTCTTGATCATTTTGAGATTTCAATAGCCCTATTGATTTTTCTAAAAATATTTTAGACATGTATCGTCTTCGTGTCCTTTAGATACGTATATGTATTTAAAGACCGACATAGATGATGAATTCCAAAATAGCTGCTTTATATAAAAAATTCCTTAAGGGAGAACTTGGTCCCGAGGAAAACGCCATATTTCTTGATTTACTGACTTCTTGCGACAAGGATGAGCTTCCAAATGTGGAGGAAGTCGTTGCGTTGGATGAGCGTGATTGTGAACTGAACAAAACAACTTCTGAAGATATCTTCTTTACGATTACAGGTACGCCATTGACGACGCGTGTAGTACCTATTTGGAAAAGACGTTGGTCTGTCATTTCCGCCGCTGCCAGTTTACTGTTGATCGGTCTTGCTTTCTTATTTCAATTTAAGTTTGGGGAGCAGCATAAGAACGCAGCCTACGCAACTGTCCATTATTCTAATCCGACAAAATTTGTGAAGAGGCTGGTACTGCCAGATGGTACACATGTTTCTCTGCGACAGGGAGCACAGATTGAATTGTTGTCAGATTTTGATACAGACAGTTTACGTCGGATCAAACTTTCAGGCGAAGCCTTTTTTGAAGTCGCCAAAAATCCTGAGCAACCTTTTGTGATAGCCAGTTCGGGCGACTTTGATGTTCGTGTGCTGGGCACAGCCTTTAACTTAAACTGTTCGCAGGGGCACAGTCGTTTGGTATTAAATCATGGCCGCGTATGTGTATCTCGCGGGAAGGAATATTCCATTGTGAAACCTGGGCAGCAAGTTGCCTATGATGAGCGACAAAAGCAATTTGATGTATCCAAAGCAGATACGACCAGCGCAACAAATTGGAAGAGTGATCTTTTATCGTTTAATCAAGTTCCTCTTACCCAGATCGTCGCCGATCTCAATAACCTTTATCCGGATAGTAACCTCGAATTGATAGACTCTTTCCGGACGGAAAGTTATACAGGTTATCTACCAGCAAGTGATCTAGAAAAATCACTTACGATGCTTAATACCGCATTTAATCAAATAATTATCCATAAAAAGTAATTTATGAAAAGAACCAATTACTATTTAAAACTTATGGGAAGTGCTTTGCTCTTTCAGTCGCTTGCACTTCAGACCATGGCATCACAATTTTCGACCAGTGAAGGAATTGGGAAAATCCTCACACGAATGGAACAAAAATTTAATGTCAAATTTGGCTATGACGCTTCGATATCAAATCAAAAAGTCAATGACTTAGCTGATTTGAGTACATTGAAAAAGGAGCAGATTGTTCAATTTATTCAGACCATTTCGGACGGAAATCTGGAGGTCAAGAAAATTGATGAGAAGCTGTATGTGGTCTCGAAGAGAACCAATAATGACGTTAGAAGTAAGAATGATAAGCCGATTTCCGCTGTTTCCAACGAGATTAGGGGTAAGGTTGTCGATCAGGAAACAGGTCAGCCTATCGCTGGTGTCACAGTGCGTGTGAAAGGGACTGCTGTTGCTGTTACTACGGATGGTAGTGGTGTTTTCAAATTGCCAAATACTGCTGACGATGCAATCCTTCAGATTTCCTATATAGGGTATGAAAGTATTGAAATTTTGGCGGCACAAGCAGGGACTATTAAACTAGCCAAATCCTCCGAAGCATTGGAAGAGGTTGTTGTGACAGCGTTGGGTATAAAAAGAGAGCAAAGGGCTTTGGGCTATTCAACTCAAAGTGTGAAGGGAGAAGATTTGACGCGTGTTAAAGGAGTAGATGTCGGGACGACTTTGACCGGACGTATTTCCGGTGTACGCGTTATGAATAGTACAGAATTTAACAAAACACCACAAATCGAAGTACGTGGACTGACACCTATTTTGGTCATTGATGGCGTGGCTTACGAAAATATGGACCTAAGGGATGTCCCTGTTGACAATATCCAGGATATGACCGTTTTGAAAGGAGCTACCGCTACCGCCCTTTATGGAAGTAAGGGACAAGGAGGAGCCATCATGATCACGACCAAAAAAGGTTTAGCAGAGAAAGGAACAGAGATTACGGTGAATACCAATAATATGTTCTTTTCAGGCTATCTTGCGTTGCCTGAGGTGCAGCATAGCTATTCTTCGGGAGAGTCCGGAAAATTTAACAATGATGATTATGTCTGGGGGGATAAATTGGATATTGGCCGAACTGCCGAACAATGGAATCCAATTAGCAAACAGTATGAAGTAAGTGAGCTTACGTCAAGGGGTAAGGACAATTTTAAAAACTTTTTGGAACCAGGGTTTATCACCAATAATACTGTCAGCTTTACTAATCAAGGGGACCATGGAAGCATACGAACATCCATTAATCATATTTATAATAAAGGACAGTATCCCAATCAAAAGTTGAACCTGACAAATATTTCGGTGACAGGAACAACAAAGATCAGTGAGAAATTTGACTTAGAAACTAGGCTTGGGTATAACCGAAGTTCTTCCTCTAATAATTTTGGTTCCGGCTATAATGATCAAGGATACATCTATAATATCTTAGTGTGGACCGGCCCCGAATATAATTTGAAAGATTACAAAGACTATTGGCTAGTGAAAGACCAGTCTCAAAACTGGATGTATAAAGGGTGGTATGATAATCCGTACTTGATCGCGCACGAAAAAACTACTCCCGAATTGATCAATAAGGTGAATGCCGCTGTTACCTTGAATTATAAGGTTAACGATTGGGCGAAATTCATGGTGCGATCGGGTTATGATTATTATGGCAAGTCAAGAACACAGCAAAATCCGATCGGAATATATGGAACACGGGGCGGATTTGAAGATTTCGGTGGTTTTGATAGTAAAGGGAAGTATATGAAAGCCGATTATGATGGCTTTGCGACTACGAACGATGCGATTTTTACTGCCAAGAAAAATTTTGGCGACTGGGGAGTTGATGGATTATTAGGGGGGTCTATTTTCTATAGCAAGGATAATAATTTGATCGCGAATACAGTTAACGGTTTGTCAATTCCAGGATTTTATTCATTACGGAATTCAATCGATCCTGCAAAGGCGGTAGAATCCCGTATTAAAGAAATGCGGAATGGGCTTTATGGACGTCTTTCTTTGTCTTGGCGAAATGCGATCTTTTTGGAAGCTACTGGACGTAATGATTGGGTCTCAACGTTAACAAAGGATCATCGTTCTTATTTTTATCCTTCAGTTTCGGGAAGTGTTGTTGTTACGGACCTGCTTCCATCAAAACCTCTTTGGTTGGATATGTTCAAGGTAAGGGGATCTTGGGCGATTACAAAATCCGTACTGAATCCATATGAGATAAATTCAACTTTTTCGGTAACAAGCAATGTTTGGAATGGCCTACCAACAGCCTCTTATCCAAATATTATCAAAGACTACTCGATTTCACCTACGCAACGCGATTTGACCGAGTTCGGGTTTGACTTCGCGGTATTGAATAATCGGTTGTACGGTAATTATACCCGCTATTATCGTTTATTGCACAATCAGATCGTCAAAGCTAAGATTTCAAAAACTACAGGATTTGAGGAGCGTTTGATCAATACGAAAGAGGAAGAGATGACTAAAGGGCATGAAATCACCTTGGGTGGTACACCGATTAAGCGTGAAAATTTCCAGTGGGATATCACGATGAATCTCTCTCAAAACATGCGTTATTTTCATAAACTAGATCCTCAGTATTCAAAAGATGCTCTATATGTTAAGGAAGGGTTGCGGGCTGATTATATCGAATATAAGGACTGGGAGCGTTCTCCGGACGGACAAATGATATTAAATAGTTCTGGGATGCCAATTTCAGCTCAGTATGCGAATCAATTAATAGGATATACTGCACCAAAATGGTTTTGGGGTTTTTCAAATCAGTTTCGTTATAGAGACTTCTCATTTGGTTTTAGTTTAGATGGACGGATCAAAGGGATGTCTTATTCAACAATGAATGGTCGTTTGTGGCAGACAGGTTCACATCCTGATTCAGATACACCATACCGTTATGAGGAAGTGGTTAATGGCAATAAAACCTTTATCGCTCCAGGTGTTAAAATCGTTTCCGGTAGTGTGACCTATGATAAGTATGGTCAGATTACAGAGGATACGCGTGTATTTGCTCCAAATGATAAAGTGGTTTCATATGAAGGGTATTACAAACGAGCCTATTCGGGTCGATGGAACTATTGGGATGAAACATTCATTAAACTACGTGAATTGTCGCTTAGCTACCGAATGCCGGATAAAATCGCCTCGAAGTTTAAAGCGAAACGTGCAAGTGTTGGCGTGACTGGGCAAAACTTATTGTTGTGGACCAAAGAGTTTCGTTTCTCTGATCCAGATGTGGGGTCTGAGGATTTAAGTTCACCATCGATGCGATACATTGGTTTTAATATTAACCTAACTTTTTAAAAACTACAAAACAAATATGAACATGAAAAGATTATTGACGTATATCGCCCTTGGTACTTTGGCGGTATCGACAAGTTGTTCCAAGTTTGATGAGATCAATACTAATCCTGAGACACCATCCGTGGTAAAACCTTCCATGTTGGCTACTCGTATAATTTTAAATTTGGTACGTCAACCTTCTACTAAAGGGTTTATGCAGCCTTATATGCTCACCAAAGAAATCGCTTGGACGGAGTTGACGGAGGGATATCAATATAATAGTTTAGGAGAATGGGATATCTCAATGACTTCGATCAACGATGCTCATTTTATGGGAGAGTTTGCAACAAGCGAAAAA
The Sphingobacterium multivorum genome window above contains:
- a CDS encoding FecR family protein — its product is MMNSKIAALYKKFLKGELGPEENAIFLDLLTSCDKDELPNVEEVVALDERDCELNKTTSEDIFFTITGTPLTTRVVPIWKRRWSVISAAASLLLIGLAFLFQFKFGEQHKNAAYATVHYSNPTKFVKRLVLPDGTHVSLRQGAQIELLSDFDTDSLRRIKLSGEAFFEVAKNPEQPFVIASSGDFDVRVLGTAFNLNCSQGHSRLVLNHGRVCVSRGKEYSIVKPGQQVAYDERQKQFDVSKADTTSATNWKSDLLSFNQVPLTQIVADLNNLYPDSNLELIDSFRTESYTGYLPASDLEKSLTMLNTAFNQIIIHKK
- a CDS encoding SusC/RagA family TonB-linked outer membrane protein, with protein sequence MKRTNYYLKLMGSALLFQSLALQTMASQFSTSEGIGKILTRMEQKFNVKFGYDASISNQKVNDLADLSTLKKEQIVQFIQTISDGNLEVKKIDEKLYVVSKRTNNDVRSKNDKPISAVSNEIRGKVVDQETGQPIAGVTVRVKGTAVAVTTDGSGVFKLPNTADDAILQISYIGYESIEILAAQAGTIKLAKSSEALEEVVVTALGIKREQRALGYSTQSVKGEDLTRVKGVDVGTTLTGRISGVRVMNSTEFNKTPQIEVRGLTPILVIDGVAYENMDLRDVPVDNIQDMTVLKGATATALYGSKGQGGAIMITTKKGLAEKGTEITVNTNNMFFSGYLALPEVQHSYSSGESGKFNNDDYVWGDKLDIGRTAEQWNPISKQYEVSELTSRGKDNFKNFLEPGFITNNTVSFTNQGDHGSIRTSINHIYNKGQYPNQKLNLTNISVTGTTKISEKFDLETRLGYNRSSSSNNFGSGYNDQGYIYNILVWTGPEYNLKDYKDYWLVKDQSQNWMYKGWYDNPYLIAHEKTTPELINKVNAAVTLNYKVNDWAKFMVRSGYDYYGKSRTQQNPIGIYGTRGGFEDFGGFDSKGKYMKADYDGFATTNDAIFTAKKNFGDWGVDGLLGGSIFYSKDNNLIANTVNGLSIPGFYSLRNSIDPAKAVESRIKEMRNGLYGRLSLSWRNAIFLEATGRNDWVSTLTKDHRSYFYPSVSGSVVVTDLLPSKPLWLDMFKVRGSWAITKSVLNPYEINSTFSVTSNVWNGLPTASYPNIIKDYSISPTQRDLTEFGFDFAVLNNRLYGNYTRYYRLLHNQIVKAKISKTTGFEERLINTKEEEMTKGHEITLGGTPIKRENFQWDITMNLSQNMRYFHKLDPQYSKDALYVKEGLRADYIEYKDWERSPDGQMILNSSGMPISAQYANQLIGYTAPKWFWGFSNQFRYRDFSFGFSLDGRIKGMSYSTMNGRLWQTGSHPDSDTPYRYEEVVNGNKTFIAPGVKIVSGSVTYDKYGQITEDTRVFAPNDKVVSYEGYYKRAYSGRWNYWDETFIKLRELSLSYRMPDKIASKFKAKRASVGVTGQNLLLWTKEFRFSDPDVGSEDLSSPSMRYIGFNINLTF